One genomic window of Brienomyrus brachyistius isolate T26 chromosome 16, BBRACH_0.4, whole genome shotgun sequence includes the following:
- the mphosph8 gene encoding M-phase phosphoprotein 8 isoform X2, with product MEVSSAERTEPGDSEQDEEEDVYEVEKIIDMRTEKGEVLYRVRWKNYTSDDDTWEPESHLEDCREVLLAYRRRLAETKKEAPGVEKAQAVGCSAGQSLRLPAETPQGIVGTHQLQEKEEEVTGPHRGSCRDPLLQLPMKSDLFDADSESEGGRSKRDESPPKKKKKKKKSKAEAEDVTTEKKKKRRKEKERWKPLPGPESDGNESEVVDNEPVIPSAPLKKTVQTKKRPLVSDEDDEEEEEIIGASKRQTKDKVRDGGKGKKEVRTENKKKKSRRKSEQNVPRVEDEEEAASAVQAEEDLNSEAPSESASMQTDDTTATESCEPPEGPPRSGEEAKAKQKKNKPASLKLQGIKDLIQEKNKKKVQQQASPHEATPPLRESSHQKLKNLMNSRGMAKVKRSVDDDHGLPSSDSSDATTSIQRRGKAKAQEGMAQKTSSSAASSAKAKEPDEQRQDGAGLAFSSALASKKQKESVEKEQSGSTNLFEKFLLNFEAKDRVLRRQTVHVLNSSTETRGEHKIKAAKAEKRTRSVKEVMQNRLELEKAHKEFKGPDASQPTNSPAEAEDRPSRLDHSPEGKEAAEGAKDQVKGRPEGPTEKKDEKPDEVPGRIRTTPDDVWERKGRLEEVRSDRLEKKVPAASPEPAEESLATATGKWKEKKRKQEDGEPRLYMACDDSRETREPTLNTDRGQASLNLGVDLKLDWMTLEDFQKHLNGEDEVLSAATISPSEFREAVKSGDYLAVRLALNSKEDYNLDQEDSSGMSLAMLAAAGGQDDILRLLIKKGARVNGRQKNGSTALMHAAEKNFLTTVAILLEAGAYVNAQTLSGETALMKACKRGNADIVRLLLEYGADCNILSKHQNNAMHFAKLSNNIMVYDHIKDHMATLSSVAEDTIRAYFETRLAVLEPVFPLACHRLCEGPDFSLEFNYKAPPHTPAEGTGILLFIFHANFLSEITARLCGPCSVHAVVLNDKFQLPIFLDSHFIYSFSPVPGLNKLFIRLAESPTAKVKLLICAYRVQLQ from the exons GGGGAGGTGCTGTACCGCGTGCGCTGGAAGAACTACACCTCAGACGACGATACCTGGGAGCCAGAGTCTCACCTGGAGGATTGCCGAGAGGTGCTCCTCGCCTACCGGAGGAGGCTGGCCGAGACAAAGAAGGAGGCCCCTGGA GTGGAGAAAGCACAGGCAGTAGGCTGTAGTGCAGGGCAGAGCCTTCGCCTGCCGGCAGAGACACCCCAGGGTATTGTGGGAACCCATCAGCTgcaggagaaggaggaagaggtCACAGGCCCACACCGTGGGTCATGCAGGGACCCACTCCTACAG CTGCCGATGAAGAGTGACCTGTTTGATGCAGACTCGGAGAGCGAGGGCGGCAGGAGTAAGAGGGATGAATCCCCacccaagaagaagaagaaaaagaagaagtCAAAAGCAGAGGCTGAGGATGTGACCacagagaagaagaagaaacggCGGAAGGAGAAGGAGCGCTGGAAGCCGCTGCCTGGACCTGAGTCCGACGGCAACGAGTCGGAGGTGGTGGACAATGAACCGGTTATACCTTCAGCACCATTAAAAAAGACTGTCCAAACCAAGAAGAGGCCTCTTGTGtctgatgaagatgatgaagaagaggaagagatCATTGGTGCATCAAAACGGCAGACAAAAGACAAGGTCAGAGATGGAGGCAAAGGCAAGAAGGAGGTCCGGACAGAGAACAAAAAGAAGAAGAGCAGGAGGAAAAGTGAGCAGAACGTGCCCCGTGTGGAGGACGAAGAGGAGGCAGCTTCGGCAGTGCAGGCTGAGGAAGACTTGAACAGCGAAGCACCATCTgagtcagccagcatgcagacTGATGACACGACTGCCACAGAGAGCTGCGAGCCGCCCGAAGGACCCCCCAGGTCAGGGGAGGAGGCGAAGGCCAAGCAAAAAAAGAACAAGCCTGCAAGCCTAAAGCTGCAGGGCATCAAGGACCTCATCCAGGAGAAGAACAAGAAGAAGGTACAGCAGCAGGCGTCGCCACATGAAGCCACACCTCCACTGAGGGAGTCCAGTCATCAGAAGCTAAAGAACCTGATGAACAGTCGGGGCATGGCGAAGGTGAAGCGGAGCGTGGACGATGACCATGGGCTGCCGTCTTCCGATTCTAGCGATGCCACTACCTCCATCCAGCGAAGGGGGAAAGCCAAAGCGCAAGAGGGCATGGCTCAGAAGACAAGCTCTTCTGCAGCTAGTTCTGCCAAGGCCAAGGAACCAGATGAGCAGAGGCAAGACGGAGCTGGGTTGGCCTTTAGTTCAGCCCTGGCTTCAAAAAAGCAGAAGGAGAGCGTGGAAAAGGAGCAGTCAGGGTCCACCAATCTCTTTGAAAAGTTTCTGTTGAACTTTGAGGCCAAGGACCGGGTGCTCAGGAGACAGACGGTCCATGTACTGAATTCAAGCACAGAGACACGAGGAGAGCACAAGATAAAG GCTGCAAAGGCAGAGAAGAGGACGAGGTCAGTGAAGGAGGTGATGCAGAATAGGTTGGAACTAGAGAAAGCCCATAAAGAGTTCAAGGGTCCAGATG CTTCACAGCCAACAAACAGCCCAGCGGAGGCAGAGGACAGGCCAAGCAGATTAGACCATTCACCAGAGGGCAAGGAGGCAGCTGAGGGTGCAAAGGACCAGGTGAAGGGCAGGCCCGAGGGCCCCACAGAAAAAAAGGACGAGAAGCCCGACGAGGTGCCGGGACGGATCAGAACCACGCCGGATGATGTCTGGGAGAGAAAGGGAAGGTTGGAAGAGGTGAGGAGCGATCGCTTGGAGAAGAAGGTGCCAGCAGCGTCACCAGAACCAGCAGAAGAGTCATTAGCCACGGCAACGGGAAAGTGGAAGGAGAAGAAAAGGAAGCAGGAAGATGGCGAGCCACGGCTCTACATGGCCTGCGATGACAGTCGGGAGACTCGGGAGCCGACCCTGAACACTG ACAGGGGGCAGGCTTCCTTGAACCTTGGGGTGGACCTCAAACTGGACTGGATGACACTGGAGGACTTTCAGAAGCACTTGAATGGGGAAGATGAGGTTTTGTCTGCTGCAACCATATCTCCAA GTGAGTTTCGAGAGGCGGTGAAGAGTGGCGATTACCTGGCAGTACGGTTGGCACTTAATTCCAAAGAGGACTACAACCTAGATCAGGAG GACTCGAGTGGGATGTCTTTGGCCATGCTGGCGGCAGCCGGCGGGCAGGACGATATCCTGAGGCTGCTGATCAAGAAGGGAGCGCGGGTGAACGGCCGGCAGAAGAACGGCAGCACGGCCCTGATGCACGCAGCAGAAAAA AACTTCTTGACAACGGTTGCCATACTCCTAGAAGCAGGGGCCTATGTCAACGCCCAGACGCTGAGTGGTGAAACGGCTCTCATGAAG GCATGTAAGAGGGGAAATGCAGACATTGTACGTCTCTTGCTGGAGTATGGGGCTGACTGCAATATCCTATCTAAACATCAGAACAATGCTATGCATTTCGCCAAACTGAGCAACAACATCATGGTCTATGATCACATCAAGGACCACATGGCGAC GCTATCTAGTGTGGCCGAAGACACCATTCGGGCATATTTTGAGACGCGGCTGGCTGTACTGGAGCCCGTCTTTCCGTTAGCCTGCCATCGGCTTTGCGAGGGTCCAGACTTCTCCTTGGAATTTAATTACAAAGCTCCCCCGCACACCCCCGCTGAGG GAACAGGCATCCTTCTCTTCATCTTTCATGCCAACTTCCTGAGCGAGATCACGGCTAGACTTTGTGGGCCTTGTAGTGTCCATGCTGTTGTGCTCAATGACAAGTTCCAACTTCCCATCTTCCTG GATAGTCACTTCATTTACTCATTCAGCCCAGTACCGGGTCTCAATAAGCTTTTTATACGACTGGCAGAGTCTCCCACTGCCAAG GTCAAGCTGCTCATCTGTGCATACAGAGTCCAACTACAGTGA
- the mphosph8 gene encoding M-phase phosphoprotein 8 isoform X1, with the protein MEVSSAERTEPGDSEQDEEEDVYEVEKIIDMRTEKGEVLYRVRWKNYTSDDDTWEPESHLEDCREVLLAYRRRLAETKKEAPGVEKAQAVGCSAGQSLRLPAETPQGIVGTHQLQEKEEEVTGPHRGSCRDPLLQKLPMKSDLFDADSESEGGRSKRDESPPKKKKKKKKSKAEAEDVTTEKKKKRRKEKERWKPLPGPESDGNESEVVDNEPVIPSAPLKKTVQTKKRPLVSDEDDEEEEEIIGASKRQTKDKVRDGGKGKKEVRTENKKKKSRRKSEQNVPRVEDEEEAASAVQAEEDLNSEAPSESASMQTDDTTATESCEPPEGPPRSGEEAKAKQKKNKPASLKLQGIKDLIQEKNKKKVQQQASPHEATPPLRESSHQKLKNLMNSRGMAKVKRSVDDDHGLPSSDSSDATTSIQRRGKAKAQEGMAQKTSSSAASSAKAKEPDEQRQDGAGLAFSSALASKKQKESVEKEQSGSTNLFEKFLLNFEAKDRVLRRQTVHVLNSSTETRGEHKIKAAKAEKRTRSVKEVMQNRLELEKAHKEFKGPDASQPTNSPAEAEDRPSRLDHSPEGKEAAEGAKDQVKGRPEGPTEKKDEKPDEVPGRIRTTPDDVWERKGRLEEVRSDRLEKKVPAASPEPAEESLATATGKWKEKKRKQEDGEPRLYMACDDSRETREPTLNTDRGQASLNLGVDLKLDWMTLEDFQKHLNGEDEVLSAATISPSEFREAVKSGDYLAVRLALNSKEDYNLDQEDSSGMSLAMLAAAGGQDDILRLLIKKGARVNGRQKNGSTALMHAAEKNFLTTVAILLEAGAYVNAQTLSGETALMKACKRGNADIVRLLLEYGADCNILSKHQNNAMHFAKLSNNIMVYDHIKDHMATLSSVAEDTIRAYFETRLAVLEPVFPLACHRLCEGPDFSLEFNYKAPPHTPAEGTGILLFIFHANFLSEITARLCGPCSVHAVVLNDKFQLPIFLDSHFIYSFSPVPGLNKLFIRLAESPTAKVKLLICAYRVQLQ; encoded by the exons GGGGAGGTGCTGTACCGCGTGCGCTGGAAGAACTACACCTCAGACGACGATACCTGGGAGCCAGAGTCTCACCTGGAGGATTGCCGAGAGGTGCTCCTCGCCTACCGGAGGAGGCTGGCCGAGACAAAGAAGGAGGCCCCTGGA GTGGAGAAAGCACAGGCAGTAGGCTGTAGTGCAGGGCAGAGCCTTCGCCTGCCGGCAGAGACACCCCAGGGTATTGTGGGAACCCATCAGCTgcaggagaaggaggaagaggtCACAGGCCCACACCGTGGGTCATGCAGGGACCCACTCCTACAG AAGCTGCCGATGAAGAGTGACCTGTTTGATGCAGACTCGGAGAGCGAGGGCGGCAGGAGTAAGAGGGATGAATCCCCacccaagaagaagaagaaaaagaagaagtCAAAAGCAGAGGCTGAGGATGTGACCacagagaagaagaagaaacggCGGAAGGAGAAGGAGCGCTGGAAGCCGCTGCCTGGACCTGAGTCCGACGGCAACGAGTCGGAGGTGGTGGACAATGAACCGGTTATACCTTCAGCACCATTAAAAAAGACTGTCCAAACCAAGAAGAGGCCTCTTGTGtctgatgaagatgatgaagaagaggaagagatCATTGGTGCATCAAAACGGCAGACAAAAGACAAGGTCAGAGATGGAGGCAAAGGCAAGAAGGAGGTCCGGACAGAGAACAAAAAGAAGAAGAGCAGGAGGAAAAGTGAGCAGAACGTGCCCCGTGTGGAGGACGAAGAGGAGGCAGCTTCGGCAGTGCAGGCTGAGGAAGACTTGAACAGCGAAGCACCATCTgagtcagccagcatgcagacTGATGACACGACTGCCACAGAGAGCTGCGAGCCGCCCGAAGGACCCCCCAGGTCAGGGGAGGAGGCGAAGGCCAAGCAAAAAAAGAACAAGCCTGCAAGCCTAAAGCTGCAGGGCATCAAGGACCTCATCCAGGAGAAGAACAAGAAGAAGGTACAGCAGCAGGCGTCGCCACATGAAGCCACACCTCCACTGAGGGAGTCCAGTCATCAGAAGCTAAAGAACCTGATGAACAGTCGGGGCATGGCGAAGGTGAAGCGGAGCGTGGACGATGACCATGGGCTGCCGTCTTCCGATTCTAGCGATGCCACTACCTCCATCCAGCGAAGGGGGAAAGCCAAAGCGCAAGAGGGCATGGCTCAGAAGACAAGCTCTTCTGCAGCTAGTTCTGCCAAGGCCAAGGAACCAGATGAGCAGAGGCAAGACGGAGCTGGGTTGGCCTTTAGTTCAGCCCTGGCTTCAAAAAAGCAGAAGGAGAGCGTGGAAAAGGAGCAGTCAGGGTCCACCAATCTCTTTGAAAAGTTTCTGTTGAACTTTGAGGCCAAGGACCGGGTGCTCAGGAGACAGACGGTCCATGTACTGAATTCAAGCACAGAGACACGAGGAGAGCACAAGATAAAG GCTGCAAAGGCAGAGAAGAGGACGAGGTCAGTGAAGGAGGTGATGCAGAATAGGTTGGAACTAGAGAAAGCCCATAAAGAGTTCAAGGGTCCAGATG CTTCACAGCCAACAAACAGCCCAGCGGAGGCAGAGGACAGGCCAAGCAGATTAGACCATTCACCAGAGGGCAAGGAGGCAGCTGAGGGTGCAAAGGACCAGGTGAAGGGCAGGCCCGAGGGCCCCACAGAAAAAAAGGACGAGAAGCCCGACGAGGTGCCGGGACGGATCAGAACCACGCCGGATGATGTCTGGGAGAGAAAGGGAAGGTTGGAAGAGGTGAGGAGCGATCGCTTGGAGAAGAAGGTGCCAGCAGCGTCACCAGAACCAGCAGAAGAGTCATTAGCCACGGCAACGGGAAAGTGGAAGGAGAAGAAAAGGAAGCAGGAAGATGGCGAGCCACGGCTCTACATGGCCTGCGATGACAGTCGGGAGACTCGGGAGCCGACCCTGAACACTG ACAGGGGGCAGGCTTCCTTGAACCTTGGGGTGGACCTCAAACTGGACTGGATGACACTGGAGGACTTTCAGAAGCACTTGAATGGGGAAGATGAGGTTTTGTCTGCTGCAACCATATCTCCAA GTGAGTTTCGAGAGGCGGTGAAGAGTGGCGATTACCTGGCAGTACGGTTGGCACTTAATTCCAAAGAGGACTACAACCTAGATCAGGAG GACTCGAGTGGGATGTCTTTGGCCATGCTGGCGGCAGCCGGCGGGCAGGACGATATCCTGAGGCTGCTGATCAAGAAGGGAGCGCGGGTGAACGGCCGGCAGAAGAACGGCAGCACGGCCCTGATGCACGCAGCAGAAAAA AACTTCTTGACAACGGTTGCCATACTCCTAGAAGCAGGGGCCTATGTCAACGCCCAGACGCTGAGTGGTGAAACGGCTCTCATGAAG GCATGTAAGAGGGGAAATGCAGACATTGTACGTCTCTTGCTGGAGTATGGGGCTGACTGCAATATCCTATCTAAACATCAGAACAATGCTATGCATTTCGCCAAACTGAGCAACAACATCATGGTCTATGATCACATCAAGGACCACATGGCGAC GCTATCTAGTGTGGCCGAAGACACCATTCGGGCATATTTTGAGACGCGGCTGGCTGTACTGGAGCCCGTCTTTCCGTTAGCCTGCCATCGGCTTTGCGAGGGTCCAGACTTCTCCTTGGAATTTAATTACAAAGCTCCCCCGCACACCCCCGCTGAGG GAACAGGCATCCTTCTCTTCATCTTTCATGCCAACTTCCTGAGCGAGATCACGGCTAGACTTTGTGGGCCTTGTAGTGTCCATGCTGTTGTGCTCAATGACAAGTTCCAACTTCCCATCTTCCTG GATAGTCACTTCATTTACTCATTCAGCCCAGTACCGGGTCTCAATAAGCTTTTTATACGACTGGCAGAGTCTCCCACTGCCAAG GTCAAGCTGCTCATCTGTGCATACAGAGTCCAACTACAGTGA
- the mphosph8 gene encoding M-phase phosphoprotein 8 isoform X4 produces MEVSSAERTEPGDSEQDEEEDVYEVEKIIDMRTEKGEVLYRVRWKNYTSDDDTWEPESHLEDCREVLLAYRRRLAETKKEAPGLPMKSDLFDADSESEGGRSKRDESPPKKKKKKKKSKAEAEDVTTEKKKKRRKEKERWKPLPGPESDGNESEVVDNEPVIPSAPLKKTVQTKKRPLVSDEDDEEEEEIIGASKRQTKDKVRDGGKGKKEVRTENKKKKSRRKSEQNVPRVEDEEEAASAVQAEEDLNSEAPSESASMQTDDTTATESCEPPEGPPRSGEEAKAKQKKNKPASLKLQGIKDLIQEKNKKKVQQQASPHEATPPLRESSHQKLKNLMNSRGMAKVKRSVDDDHGLPSSDSSDATTSIQRRGKAKAQEGMAQKTSSSAASSAKAKEPDEQRQDGAGLAFSSALASKKQKESVEKEQSGSTNLFEKFLLNFEAKDRVLRRQTVHVLNSSTETRGEHKIKAAKAEKRTRSVKEVMQNRLELEKAHKEFKGPDASQPTNSPAEAEDRPSRLDHSPEGKEAAEGAKDQVKGRPEGPTEKKDEKPDEVPGRIRTTPDDVWERKGRLEEVRSDRLEKKVPAASPEPAEESLATATGKWKEKKRKQEDGEPRLYMACDDSRETREPTLNTDRGQASLNLGVDLKLDWMTLEDFQKHLNGEDEVLSAATISPSEFREAVKSGDYLAVRLALNSKEDYNLDQEDSSGMSLAMLAAAGGQDDILRLLIKKGARVNGRQKNGSTALMHAAEKNFLTTVAILLEAGAYVNAQTLSGETALMKACKRGNADIVRLLLEYGADCNILSKHQNNAMHFAKLSNNIMVYDHIKDHMATLSSVAEDTIRAYFETRLAVLEPVFPLACHRLCEGPDFSLEFNYKAPPHTPAEGTGILLFIFHANFLSEITARLCGPCSVHAVVLNDKFQLPIFLDSHFIYSFSPVPGLNKLFIRLAESPTAKVKLLICAYRVQLQ; encoded by the exons GGGGAGGTGCTGTACCGCGTGCGCTGGAAGAACTACACCTCAGACGACGATACCTGGGAGCCAGAGTCTCACCTGGAGGATTGCCGAGAGGTGCTCCTCGCCTACCGGAGGAGGCTGGCCGAGACAAAGAAGGAGGCCCCTGGA CTGCCGATGAAGAGTGACCTGTTTGATGCAGACTCGGAGAGCGAGGGCGGCAGGAGTAAGAGGGATGAATCCCCacccaagaagaagaagaaaaagaagaagtCAAAAGCAGAGGCTGAGGATGTGACCacagagaagaagaagaaacggCGGAAGGAGAAGGAGCGCTGGAAGCCGCTGCCTGGACCTGAGTCCGACGGCAACGAGTCGGAGGTGGTGGACAATGAACCGGTTATACCTTCAGCACCATTAAAAAAGACTGTCCAAACCAAGAAGAGGCCTCTTGTGtctgatgaagatgatgaagaagaggaagagatCATTGGTGCATCAAAACGGCAGACAAAAGACAAGGTCAGAGATGGAGGCAAAGGCAAGAAGGAGGTCCGGACAGAGAACAAAAAGAAGAAGAGCAGGAGGAAAAGTGAGCAGAACGTGCCCCGTGTGGAGGACGAAGAGGAGGCAGCTTCGGCAGTGCAGGCTGAGGAAGACTTGAACAGCGAAGCACCATCTgagtcagccagcatgcagacTGATGACACGACTGCCACAGAGAGCTGCGAGCCGCCCGAAGGACCCCCCAGGTCAGGGGAGGAGGCGAAGGCCAAGCAAAAAAAGAACAAGCCTGCAAGCCTAAAGCTGCAGGGCATCAAGGACCTCATCCAGGAGAAGAACAAGAAGAAGGTACAGCAGCAGGCGTCGCCACATGAAGCCACACCTCCACTGAGGGAGTCCAGTCATCAGAAGCTAAAGAACCTGATGAACAGTCGGGGCATGGCGAAGGTGAAGCGGAGCGTGGACGATGACCATGGGCTGCCGTCTTCCGATTCTAGCGATGCCACTACCTCCATCCAGCGAAGGGGGAAAGCCAAAGCGCAAGAGGGCATGGCTCAGAAGACAAGCTCTTCTGCAGCTAGTTCTGCCAAGGCCAAGGAACCAGATGAGCAGAGGCAAGACGGAGCTGGGTTGGCCTTTAGTTCAGCCCTGGCTTCAAAAAAGCAGAAGGAGAGCGTGGAAAAGGAGCAGTCAGGGTCCACCAATCTCTTTGAAAAGTTTCTGTTGAACTTTGAGGCCAAGGACCGGGTGCTCAGGAGACAGACGGTCCATGTACTGAATTCAAGCACAGAGACACGAGGAGAGCACAAGATAAAG GCTGCAAAGGCAGAGAAGAGGACGAGGTCAGTGAAGGAGGTGATGCAGAATAGGTTGGAACTAGAGAAAGCCCATAAAGAGTTCAAGGGTCCAGATG CTTCACAGCCAACAAACAGCCCAGCGGAGGCAGAGGACAGGCCAAGCAGATTAGACCATTCACCAGAGGGCAAGGAGGCAGCTGAGGGTGCAAAGGACCAGGTGAAGGGCAGGCCCGAGGGCCCCACAGAAAAAAAGGACGAGAAGCCCGACGAGGTGCCGGGACGGATCAGAACCACGCCGGATGATGTCTGGGAGAGAAAGGGAAGGTTGGAAGAGGTGAGGAGCGATCGCTTGGAGAAGAAGGTGCCAGCAGCGTCACCAGAACCAGCAGAAGAGTCATTAGCCACGGCAACGGGAAAGTGGAAGGAGAAGAAAAGGAAGCAGGAAGATGGCGAGCCACGGCTCTACATGGCCTGCGATGACAGTCGGGAGACTCGGGAGCCGACCCTGAACACTG ACAGGGGGCAGGCTTCCTTGAACCTTGGGGTGGACCTCAAACTGGACTGGATGACACTGGAGGACTTTCAGAAGCACTTGAATGGGGAAGATGAGGTTTTGTCTGCTGCAACCATATCTCCAA GTGAGTTTCGAGAGGCGGTGAAGAGTGGCGATTACCTGGCAGTACGGTTGGCACTTAATTCCAAAGAGGACTACAACCTAGATCAGGAG GACTCGAGTGGGATGTCTTTGGCCATGCTGGCGGCAGCCGGCGGGCAGGACGATATCCTGAGGCTGCTGATCAAGAAGGGAGCGCGGGTGAACGGCCGGCAGAAGAACGGCAGCACGGCCCTGATGCACGCAGCAGAAAAA AACTTCTTGACAACGGTTGCCATACTCCTAGAAGCAGGGGCCTATGTCAACGCCCAGACGCTGAGTGGTGAAACGGCTCTCATGAAG GCATGTAAGAGGGGAAATGCAGACATTGTACGTCTCTTGCTGGAGTATGGGGCTGACTGCAATATCCTATCTAAACATCAGAACAATGCTATGCATTTCGCCAAACTGAGCAACAACATCATGGTCTATGATCACATCAAGGACCACATGGCGAC GCTATCTAGTGTGGCCGAAGACACCATTCGGGCATATTTTGAGACGCGGCTGGCTGTACTGGAGCCCGTCTTTCCGTTAGCCTGCCATCGGCTTTGCGAGGGTCCAGACTTCTCCTTGGAATTTAATTACAAAGCTCCCCCGCACACCCCCGCTGAGG GAACAGGCATCCTTCTCTTCATCTTTCATGCCAACTTCCTGAGCGAGATCACGGCTAGACTTTGTGGGCCTTGTAGTGTCCATGCTGTTGTGCTCAATGACAAGTTCCAACTTCCCATCTTCCTG GATAGTCACTTCATTTACTCATTCAGCCCAGTACCGGGTCTCAATAAGCTTTTTATACGACTGGCAGAGTCTCCCACTGCCAAG GTCAAGCTGCTCATCTGTGCATACAGAGTCCAACTACAGTGA